The genomic segment GCGTTATTAGTAGGCTTTTTAGTATGGTCTTTAGGTTTAAGTTTAGGTGGACCAACAGGATATGCAATTAATCCAGCTAGAGATTTAGGGCCGAGAATTGCTCATGCAGTTTTGCCTATTCCTGGGAAGAGAGATTCAGATTGGGGTTATGGTTTAATTGTACCGATAATTGGTCCAATTATTGGAGGAGTATTGGGTGCTTTTATTTATCAATTCTTTTTACAGATGTGGGGGTGCATTGTATAATTAAATGCACGGGCTAATAAAAAAATGACACATACTTGTTCCTCTGATAAAATGTTAAGTAACCACACTTAAACATTAAGGAGGCACAAATATGCGTCAAAGTAATTATATCATAGAAAGAGAAAAAGGGAAACATTTAAAACTAGGAGCTCGTAAGATTATTGCTCATTTATATAATAAGCAAAATAAAAATTATAGTGAAATAGCCCGAGAAATGAACTGTCATAGGACAACAATAAGCCGAGAAATAAAAAAGGGTTTAACTACTTTTAAAAACGCAGATTGGTCTGATA from the Selenihalanaerobacter shriftii genome contains:
- a CDS encoding helix-turn-helix domain-containing protein; protein product: MRQSNYIIEREKGKHLKLGARKIIAHLYNKQNKNYSEIAREMNCHRTTISREIKKGLTTFKNADWSD